The DNA segment TTTGCGGTAAGCCCGGCGCCTATCGCCATAGCAAAGAGATTAATCTGTTCCTCGGCCGCCGGTCCGATCAGGTGGGCGCCAAGGATTGCGCCCGTGTCTTGTTCGACCAGAACCTTGTAGGCGGTTTGCTTCGCGCCGACCCGTATCGAGGAATACCAGTCGGATGTCTTTTTGAAGTTTGTGTCGAATTTTAGCCCTTTCTCCTTTGCAGCCGCTTCTGAAAGACCGATGCTGGCGACGGGGGGGAGCGTAAATACAACACTTGGAATCGGCGGGTATGCAACGACGCGTTCATCTTTCCCGGCCAGAAGGTTCTTGGCTGCGATGCGCCCTTCGTAGGCCGAAACCGGGGTTAAGTTGGGCCCACTGTCCGCGCAATCACCGGCAGCGAAGATCGCGGAATTGGTGGTGCGCATCGAAGGGCTGACTTTGATGCCGTGTGGGCCGAATTCAACTCCAGCAGCCGAAAGATTCAGGCTTTCAATATCGGGCACTCTGCCGGTGGCATGAACGACCAGATCGCAAGCGACAATTTCCGGGCCGGACGGTGTTTCAAACGATACCGTGAACTCCTTGCCGTGTTTTTCGATGCCGGTAACCTTTGCCTGCACACGAAGATCAATGCCCAAATCTACGGTGGCCTCGACCAGTAAGGCCACTAGATCGGGGTCGAACGAGCCAAGCGGCCTCTTGGCCATT comes from the Acidihalobacter yilgarnensis genome and includes:
- a CDS encoding dihydrolipoyl dehydrogenase family protein, with product MTDDNIYDLIVIGAGTGGNGVARMAAVAGWNVAIIDSLPYGGTCALRGCDPKKMLIGVTEGIDCIRNMKDKGLEAEGTINWPEMMAFKRTFTDVMPSRIEASFDQVGIKALHGRACFTGPNTLELNGEILRAKYFHIATGARPMTLNIPGEELLTSSTEFLDLPERPDRVAFVGGGFIAMEFSHIIKRAGASEVAILEMAKRPLGSFDPDLVALLVEATVDLGIDLRVQAKVTGIEKHGKEFTVSFETPSGPEIVACDLVVHATGRVPDIESLNLSAAGVEFGPHGIKVSPSMRTTNSAIFAAGDCADSGPNLTPVSAYEGRIAAKNLLAGKDERVVAYPPIPSVVFTLPPVASIGLSEAAAKEKGLKFDTNFKKTSDWYSSIRVGAKQTAYKVLVEQDTGAILGAHLIGPAAEEQINLFAMAIGAGLTANQIKGIIFAYPSYASDIGSML